Proteins encoded within one genomic window of Cucumis sativus cultivar 9930 chromosome 3, Cucumber_9930_V3, whole genome shotgun sequence:
- the LOC101216049 gene encoding uncharacterized protein LOC101216049 isoform X4, with translation MWDSFASGVATSIMLNSHIDDGQNDFALMEYMNITVVTSNKPYGISDGSNPFFYGRQIPKFGLQKGGVHSGHAQTGLRDPFCIVNNGKGKCQDGYTAEVMGPEGVRTLVATRAKPNRNITSPLDREFYLGFLDVINSPINTGRFNFTTQFPDYEQVMYIPDFRNIRLGKPVVIDMDMSAGDFLALFYLLKVPVEVIDIKAIIASPTGWANAATIDVIYDLLHMMGRDDIPVGLGDVFAVNQSDSVLPIVGDCKYAKAIPNGCGGYLDSDTLYGLARNLPRSPRRYTAEGPVKHEAPQNSQQPELRQPLAMEIWESILTTLEPGSKISVLTNGPLTNLAKLITSNKNASSLIQEVYIVGGHIKDDDTDKGNVFTVPSNIYAEFNIFLDPLGARTVFESTVNVTLVPLGIQRRVSSFENILETLHKKKKTPELLFANRLLSRLFRLKQSDICYEHVDTFLGEILGAVVLAEEDLVKPVFQFKHVKILADGVESQDGQTVIYEKGGKLIQVLQNLNQTAYFDLFANRLSDTKQSAVIKSFNDQKRIWYKLKNLTCNYCHGSCVN, from the exons ATGTGGGATTCTTTCGCATCTGGTGTGGCAACATCTATCATGCTTAACTCGCATATCGATGATGGCCAAAATGATTTTGCTCTCATGGAGTACATGAATATAACTGTAGTTACTTCAAATAAACCTTATGGTATATCTGATGGGTCAAATCCATTCTTTTATGGACgtcaaattccaaaatttggTCTTCAAAAAGGTGGGGTGCACAGTGGCCATGCTCAAACAGGACTTCGAGATCCCTTTTGCATTGTGAATAATGGAAAAGGGAAATGTCAG GATGGTTATACCGCAGAAGTAATGGGTCCAGAGGGAGTGCGCACTTTGGTTGCTACAAGAGCAAAGCCCAACCGGAACATCACCAGTCCTCTTGACAGAGAATTTTACCTAGGCTTTTTAGAT GTTATTAACAGTCCTATAAACACAGGAAGATTCAATTTTACCACACAATTCCCAGATTACGAGCAAGTTATGTACATACCAGATTTCAGAAATATAAGACTGGGGAAACCTGTTGTGATTGATATGGATATGAGTGCTGGAGATTTTCTAGCTTTGTTCTATCTTTTGAAAGTACCTGTGGAAGTTATTGACATTAAG GCAATAATAGCCAGTCCAACAGGATGGGCAAATGCTGCAACAATAGACGTTATCTATGACCTACTACATATGATGGGTCGAGATGACATACCAGTAGGTCTTGGAGACGTTTTTGCAGTAAACCAATCAGATTCAGTTTTGCCTATTGTTGGGGACTGTAAATATGCTAAAGCCATTCCAAATGGATGTGGTGGATATTTGGACTCCGACACTCTCTATGGTCTTGCTCGAAATTTGCCCAGAAGCCCAAGAAG GTACACAGCAGAAGGCCCAGTAAAACATGAAGCTCCTCAGAACTCTCAGCAACCTGAACTGAGACAACCTCTAGCCATGGAAATTTGGGAATCCATATTGACAACATTGGAACCAGGATCCAAGATTTCAGTGCTTACCAATGGACCATTGACTAATTTAGCAAAGCTTATTACATCAAACAAAAACGCAAGCTCCCTTATTCAG GAAGTTTATATAGTTGGGGGACACATCAAGGATGATGATACGGACAAAGGGAATGTTTTCACCGTTccttcaaatatatatgcagaattcaatatttttcttgaccCCTTGGGTGCAAGGACTGTGTTTGAGTCGACAGTTAATGTCACACTAGTTCCCCTTGGCATCCAGCGACGTGTGAGctcatttgaaaacatattagaAACTCTccacaagaaaaagaagacacCTGAGCTTCTCTTTGCCAATCGTTTGCTGTCAAGACTCTTTCGTTTGAAGCAATCAGACATCTGTTATGAGCATGTG GATACTTTCCTGGGTGAAATTCTTGGCGCTGTAGTTTTGGCTGAAGAAGATCTTGTCAAACCAGTTTTTCAATTCAAGCATGTAAAGATCTTGGCAGATGGTGTTGAATCTCAAGATGGCCAAACAGTCATATATGAGAAGGGTGGGAAATTGATCCAAGTACTACAGAATTTGAACCAAACAGCCTACTTTGATCTATTTGCAAACCGGCTAAGCGACACAAAACAATCTGCAGTGATCAAAAGCTTTAACGACCAAAAAAGAATTTggtataaattgaaaaacctCACCTGTAATTATTGTCATGGTTCGTGTGTTAATTGA
- the LOC101216049 gene encoding uncharacterized protein LOC101216049 isoform X2 codes for MMDRDDVAVGVGGEGGILEDGTIQPNVGGYLSIIEQGLTTTGGCRYRQAIPVGVGGRLDADTNYGLRKAFLPQGSRRYNPLQQSTAQQVMIDKISEGPINIFLIGSHTNFAIFLMSNPHLKKNVEHIYIMGGGIRSENPTGCCTQNASQSCTPRQCGDPGNLFTDYTSNPYAEFNIFGDPFAAYQVIHSGIPVTIIPLDATDTIPVTKNFFEVFEQNHDTVEAQYIFQSLKIARDYRLGELFYTNYFMWDSFASGVATSIMLNSHIDDGQNDFALMEYMNITVVTSNKPYGISDGSNPFFYGRQIPKFGLQKGGVHSGHAQTGLRDPFCIVNNGKGKCQDGYTAEVMGPEGVRTLVATRAKPNRNITSPLDREFYLGFLDVINSPINTGRFNFTTQFPDYEQVMYIPDFRNIRLGKPVVIDMDMSAGDFLALFYLLKVPVEVIDIKAIIASPTGWANAATIDVIYDLLHMMGRDDIPVGLGDVFAVNQSDSVLPIVGDCKYAKAIPNGCGGYLDSDTLYGLARNLPRSPRRYTAEGPVKHEAPQNSQQPELRQPLAMEIWESILTTLEPGSKISVLTNGPLTNLAKLITSNKNASSLIQEVYIVGGHIKDDDTDKGNVFTVPSNIYAEFNIFLDPLGARTVFESTVNVTLVPLGIQRRVSSFENILETLHKKKKTPELLFANRLLSRLFRLKQSDICYEHVDTFLGEILGAVVLAEEDLVKPVFQFKHVKILADGVESQDGQTVIYEKGGKLIQVLQNLNQTAYFDLFANRLSDTKQSAVIKSFNDQKRIWYKLKNLTCNYCHGSCVN; via the exons ATGATGGACCGCGATGATGTTGCTGTTGGAGTTGGAGGAGAAGGTGGGATACTCGAGGATGGAACAATTCAACCCAACGTTGGTGGATATCTCTCCATAATTGAGCAG GGATTGACGACTACAGGTGGATGTAGATATAGACAAGCCATTCCAGTTGGTGTTGGAGGGCGACTAGATGCTGATACCAACTATGGGCTTCGCAAAGCATTCCTCCCGCAG GGAAGCAGGAGGTATAATCCTTTGCAACAATCAACTGCTCAGCAGGTGATGATAGATAAAATATCTGAAGGCCCCATTAATATATTCTTAATAGGATCACACACAAATTTTGCCATTTTCCTCATGAGTAATCCACACCTGAAGAAGAATGTTGAGCATATTTATATAATGGGTGGTGGTATAAGATCAGAGAACCCAACTGGCTGCTGTACACAAAATGCCAGCCAATCTTGCACTCCTCGACAATGTGGTGATCCTGGTAACTTATTCACAGATTACACTAGCAATCCTTATGCAGAGTTCAATATATTCGGAGATCCTTTTGCAGCATATCAG GTGATTCATTCTGGAATTCCAGTCACCATTATCCCACTGGATGCAACAGACACCATTCCAGTGACTAAGAATTTCTTTGAAGTATTTGAGCAGAATCACGATACAGTTGAGGCACAATATATATTCCAATCCTTGAAAATAGCTCGTGATTATCGGCTTGGCGAGCTATTTTATACG AACTATTTCATGTGGGATTCTTTCGCATCTGGTGTGGCAACATCTATCATGCTTAACTCGCATATCGATGATGGCCAAAATGATTTTGCTCTCATGGAGTACATGAATATAACTGTAGTTACTTCAAATAAACCTTATGGTATATCTGATGGGTCAAATCCATTCTTTTATGGACgtcaaattccaaaatttggTCTTCAAAAAGGTGGGGTGCACAGTGGCCATGCTCAAACAGGACTTCGAGATCCCTTTTGCATTGTGAATAATGGAAAAGGGAAATGTCAG GATGGTTATACCGCAGAAGTAATGGGTCCAGAGGGAGTGCGCACTTTGGTTGCTACAAGAGCAAAGCCCAACCGGAACATCACCAGTCCTCTTGACAGAGAATTTTACCTAGGCTTTTTAGAT GTTATTAACAGTCCTATAAACACAGGAAGATTCAATTTTACCACACAATTCCCAGATTACGAGCAAGTTATGTACATACCAGATTTCAGAAATATAAGACTGGGGAAACCTGTTGTGATTGATATGGATATGAGTGCTGGAGATTTTCTAGCTTTGTTCTATCTTTTGAAAGTACCTGTGGAAGTTATTGACATTAAG GCAATAATAGCCAGTCCAACAGGATGGGCAAATGCTGCAACAATAGACGTTATCTATGACCTACTACATATGATGGGTCGAGATGACATACCAGTAGGTCTTGGAGACGTTTTTGCAGTAAACCAATCAGATTCAGTTTTGCCTATTGTTGGGGACTGTAAATATGCTAAAGCCATTCCAAATGGATGTGGTGGATATTTGGACTCCGACACTCTCTATGGTCTTGCTCGAAATTTGCCCAGAAGCCCAAGAAG GTACACAGCAGAAGGCCCAGTAAAACATGAAGCTCCTCAGAACTCTCAGCAACCTGAACTGAGACAACCTCTAGCCATGGAAATTTGGGAATCCATATTGACAACATTGGAACCAGGATCCAAGATTTCAGTGCTTACCAATGGACCATTGACTAATTTAGCAAAGCTTATTACATCAAACAAAAACGCAAGCTCCCTTATTCAG GAAGTTTATATAGTTGGGGGACACATCAAGGATGATGATACGGACAAAGGGAATGTTTTCACCGTTccttcaaatatatatgcagaattcaatatttttcttgaccCCTTGGGTGCAAGGACTGTGTTTGAGTCGACAGTTAATGTCACACTAGTTCCCCTTGGCATCCAGCGACGTGTGAGctcatttgaaaacatattagaAACTCTccacaagaaaaagaagacacCTGAGCTTCTCTTTGCCAATCGTTTGCTGTCAAGACTCTTTCGTTTGAAGCAATCAGACATCTGTTATGAGCATGTG GATACTTTCCTGGGTGAAATTCTTGGCGCTGTAGTTTTGGCTGAAGAAGATCTTGTCAAACCAGTTTTTCAATTCAAGCATGTAAAGATCTTGGCAGATGGTGTTGAATCTCAAGATGGCCAAACAGTCATATATGAGAAGGGTGGGAAATTGATCCAAGTACTACAGAATTTGAACCAAACAGCCTACTTTGATCTATTTGCAAACCGGCTAAGCGACACAAAACAATCTGCAGTGATCAAAAGCTTTAACGACCAAAAAAGAATTTggtataaattgaaaaacctCACCTGTAATTATTGTCATGGTTCGTGTGTTAATTGA
- the LOC101216049 gene encoding uncharacterized protein LOC101216049 isoform X1 yields the protein MKAEEMLLHKNFWVILVFIGVAFGANLMVVKGLPRRILLDTDVDTDDLSALLYLLKLNRSEFELEAVTISTNAWTSAGHAVNQIYDILYMMDRDDVAVGVGGEGGILEDGTIQPNVGGYLSIIEQGLTTTGGCRYRQAIPVGVGGRLDADTNYGLRKAFLPQGSRRYNPLQQSTAQQVMIDKISEGPINIFLIGSHTNFAIFLMSNPHLKKNVEHIYIMGGGIRSENPTGCCTQNASQSCTPRQCGDPGNLFTDYTSNPYAEFNIFGDPFAAYQVIHSGIPVTIIPLDATDTIPVTKNFFEVFEQNHDTVEAQYIFQSLKIARDYRLGELFYTNYFMWDSFASGVATSIMLNSHIDDGQNDFALMEYMNITVVTSNKPYGISDGSNPFFYGRQIPKFGLQKGGVHSGHAQTGLRDPFCIVNNGKGKCQDGYTAEVMGPEGVRTLVATRAKPNRNITSPLDREFYLGFLDVINSPINTGRFNFTTQFPDYEQVMYIPDFRNIRLGKPVVIDMDMSAGDFLALFYLLKVPVEVIDIKAIIASPTGWANAATIDVIYDLLHMMGRDDIPVGLGDVFAVNQSDSVLPIVGDCKYAKAIPNGCGGYLDSDTLYGLARNLPRSPRRYTAEGPVKHEAPQNSQQPELRQPLAMEIWESILTTLEPGSKISVLTNGPLTNLAKLITSNKNASSLIQEVYIVGGHIKDDDTDKGNVFTVPSNIYAEFNIFLDPLGARTVFESTVNVTLVPLGIQRRVSSFENILETLHKKKKTPELLFANRLLSRLFRLKQSDICYEHVDTFLGEILGAVVLAEEDLVKPVFQFKHVKILADGVESQDGQTVIYEKGGKLIQVLQNLNQTAYFDLFANRLSDTKQSAVIKSFNDQKRIWYKLKNLTCNYCHGSCVN from the exons ATGAAAGCAGAGGAAATGTTACTGCACAAGAATTTCTGGGTTATTTTAGTGTTTATTGGAGTGGCTTTTGGAGCCAATTTGATGGTTGTTAAGGGATTGCCACGACGAATTCTCTTGGATACTGATGTTGATACTGATGATTTATCTGCTCTTTTGTACCTCTTGAAGCTTAATCGTTCAGAATTTGAGTTGGAG GCAGTCACTATTAGTACAAATGCTTGGACAAGTGCTGGACATGCAGTGAACCAAATTTATGACATTCTTTACATGATGGACCGCGATGATGTTGCTGTTGGAGTTGGAGGAGAAGGTGGGATACTCGAGGATGGAACAATTCAACCCAACGTTGGTGGATATCTCTCCATAATTGAGCAG GGATTGACGACTACAGGTGGATGTAGATATAGACAAGCCATTCCAGTTGGTGTTGGAGGGCGACTAGATGCTGATACCAACTATGGGCTTCGCAAAGCATTCCTCCCGCAG GGAAGCAGGAGGTATAATCCTTTGCAACAATCAACTGCTCAGCAGGTGATGATAGATAAAATATCTGAAGGCCCCATTAATATATTCTTAATAGGATCACACACAAATTTTGCCATTTTCCTCATGAGTAATCCACACCTGAAGAAGAATGTTGAGCATATTTATATAATGGGTGGTGGTATAAGATCAGAGAACCCAACTGGCTGCTGTACACAAAATGCCAGCCAATCTTGCACTCCTCGACAATGTGGTGATCCTGGTAACTTATTCACAGATTACACTAGCAATCCTTATGCAGAGTTCAATATATTCGGAGATCCTTTTGCAGCATATCAG GTGATTCATTCTGGAATTCCAGTCACCATTATCCCACTGGATGCAACAGACACCATTCCAGTGACTAAGAATTTCTTTGAAGTATTTGAGCAGAATCACGATACAGTTGAGGCACAATATATATTCCAATCCTTGAAAATAGCTCGTGATTATCGGCTTGGCGAGCTATTTTATACG AACTATTTCATGTGGGATTCTTTCGCATCTGGTGTGGCAACATCTATCATGCTTAACTCGCATATCGATGATGGCCAAAATGATTTTGCTCTCATGGAGTACATGAATATAACTGTAGTTACTTCAAATAAACCTTATGGTATATCTGATGGGTCAAATCCATTCTTTTATGGACgtcaaattccaaaatttggTCTTCAAAAAGGTGGGGTGCACAGTGGCCATGCTCAAACAGGACTTCGAGATCCCTTTTGCATTGTGAATAATGGAAAAGGGAAATGTCAG GATGGTTATACCGCAGAAGTAATGGGTCCAGAGGGAGTGCGCACTTTGGTTGCTACAAGAGCAAAGCCCAACCGGAACATCACCAGTCCTCTTGACAGAGAATTTTACCTAGGCTTTTTAGAT GTTATTAACAGTCCTATAAACACAGGAAGATTCAATTTTACCACACAATTCCCAGATTACGAGCAAGTTATGTACATACCAGATTTCAGAAATATAAGACTGGGGAAACCTGTTGTGATTGATATGGATATGAGTGCTGGAGATTTTCTAGCTTTGTTCTATCTTTTGAAAGTACCTGTGGAAGTTATTGACATTAAG GCAATAATAGCCAGTCCAACAGGATGGGCAAATGCTGCAACAATAGACGTTATCTATGACCTACTACATATGATGGGTCGAGATGACATACCAGTAGGTCTTGGAGACGTTTTTGCAGTAAACCAATCAGATTCAGTTTTGCCTATTGTTGGGGACTGTAAATATGCTAAAGCCATTCCAAATGGATGTGGTGGATATTTGGACTCCGACACTCTCTATGGTCTTGCTCGAAATTTGCCCAGAAGCCCAAGAAG GTACACAGCAGAAGGCCCAGTAAAACATGAAGCTCCTCAGAACTCTCAGCAACCTGAACTGAGACAACCTCTAGCCATGGAAATTTGGGAATCCATATTGACAACATTGGAACCAGGATCCAAGATTTCAGTGCTTACCAATGGACCATTGACTAATTTAGCAAAGCTTATTACATCAAACAAAAACGCAAGCTCCCTTATTCAG GAAGTTTATATAGTTGGGGGACACATCAAGGATGATGATACGGACAAAGGGAATGTTTTCACCGTTccttcaaatatatatgcagaattcaatatttttcttgaccCCTTGGGTGCAAGGACTGTGTTTGAGTCGACAGTTAATGTCACACTAGTTCCCCTTGGCATCCAGCGACGTGTGAGctcatttgaaaacatattagaAACTCTccacaagaaaaagaagacacCTGAGCTTCTCTTTGCCAATCGTTTGCTGTCAAGACTCTTTCGTTTGAAGCAATCAGACATCTGTTATGAGCATGTG GATACTTTCCTGGGTGAAATTCTTGGCGCTGTAGTTTTGGCTGAAGAAGATCTTGTCAAACCAGTTTTTCAATTCAAGCATGTAAAGATCTTGGCAGATGGTGTTGAATCTCAAGATGGCCAAACAGTCATATATGAGAAGGGTGGGAAATTGATCCAAGTACTACAGAATTTGAACCAAACAGCCTACTTTGATCTATTTGCAAACCGGCTAAGCGACACAAAACAATCTGCAGTGATCAAAAGCTTTAACGACCAAAAAAGAATTTggtataaattgaaaaacctCACCTGTAATTATTGTCATGGTTCGTGTGTTAATTGA
- the LOC101216049 gene encoding uncharacterized protein LOC101216049 isoform X3 translates to MIDKISEGPINIFLIGSHTNFAIFLMSNPHLKKNVEHIYIMGGGIRSENPTGCCTQNASQSCTPRQCGDPGNLFTDYTSNPYAEFNIFGDPFAAYQVIHSGIPVTIIPLDATDTIPVTKNFFEVFEQNHDTVEAQYIFQSLKIARDYRLGELFYTNYFMWDSFASGVATSIMLNSHIDDGQNDFALMEYMNITVVTSNKPYGISDGSNPFFYGRQIPKFGLQKGGVHSGHAQTGLRDPFCIVNNGKGKCQDGYTAEVMGPEGVRTLVATRAKPNRNITSPLDREFYLGFLDVINSPINTGRFNFTTQFPDYEQVMYIPDFRNIRLGKPVVIDMDMSAGDFLALFYLLKVPVEVIDIKAIIASPTGWANAATIDVIYDLLHMMGRDDIPVGLGDVFAVNQSDSVLPIVGDCKYAKAIPNGCGGYLDSDTLYGLARNLPRSPRRYTAEGPVKHEAPQNSQQPELRQPLAMEIWESILTTLEPGSKISVLTNGPLTNLAKLITSNKNASSLIQEVYIVGGHIKDDDTDKGNVFTVPSNIYAEFNIFLDPLGARTVFESTVNVTLVPLGIQRRVSSFENILETLHKKKKTPELLFANRLLSRLFRLKQSDICYEHVDTFLGEILGAVVLAEEDLVKPVFQFKHVKILADGVESQDGQTVIYEKGGKLIQVLQNLNQTAYFDLFANRLSDTKQSAVIKSFNDQKRIWYKLKNLTCNYCHGSCVN, encoded by the exons ATGATAGATAAAATATCTGAAGGCCCCATTAATATATTCTTAATAGGATCACACACAAATTTTGCCATTTTCCTCATGAGTAATCCACACCTGAAGAAGAATGTTGAGCATATTTATATAATGGGTGGTGGTATAAGATCAGAGAACCCAACTGGCTGCTGTACACAAAATGCCAGCCAATCTTGCACTCCTCGACAATGTGGTGATCCTGGTAACTTATTCACAGATTACACTAGCAATCCTTATGCAGAGTTCAATATATTCGGAGATCCTTTTGCAGCATATCAG GTGATTCATTCTGGAATTCCAGTCACCATTATCCCACTGGATGCAACAGACACCATTCCAGTGACTAAGAATTTCTTTGAAGTATTTGAGCAGAATCACGATACAGTTGAGGCACAATATATATTCCAATCCTTGAAAATAGCTCGTGATTATCGGCTTGGCGAGCTATTTTATACG AACTATTTCATGTGGGATTCTTTCGCATCTGGTGTGGCAACATCTATCATGCTTAACTCGCATATCGATGATGGCCAAAATGATTTTGCTCTCATGGAGTACATGAATATAACTGTAGTTACTTCAAATAAACCTTATGGTATATCTGATGGGTCAAATCCATTCTTTTATGGACgtcaaattccaaaatttggTCTTCAAAAAGGTGGGGTGCACAGTGGCCATGCTCAAACAGGACTTCGAGATCCCTTTTGCATTGTGAATAATGGAAAAGGGAAATGTCAG GATGGTTATACCGCAGAAGTAATGGGTCCAGAGGGAGTGCGCACTTTGGTTGCTACAAGAGCAAAGCCCAACCGGAACATCACCAGTCCTCTTGACAGAGAATTTTACCTAGGCTTTTTAGAT GTTATTAACAGTCCTATAAACACAGGAAGATTCAATTTTACCACACAATTCCCAGATTACGAGCAAGTTATGTACATACCAGATTTCAGAAATATAAGACTGGGGAAACCTGTTGTGATTGATATGGATATGAGTGCTGGAGATTTTCTAGCTTTGTTCTATCTTTTGAAAGTACCTGTGGAAGTTATTGACATTAAG GCAATAATAGCCAGTCCAACAGGATGGGCAAATGCTGCAACAATAGACGTTATCTATGACCTACTACATATGATGGGTCGAGATGACATACCAGTAGGTCTTGGAGACGTTTTTGCAGTAAACCAATCAGATTCAGTTTTGCCTATTGTTGGGGACTGTAAATATGCTAAAGCCATTCCAAATGGATGTGGTGGATATTTGGACTCCGACACTCTCTATGGTCTTGCTCGAAATTTGCCCAGAAGCCCAAGAAG GTACACAGCAGAAGGCCCAGTAAAACATGAAGCTCCTCAGAACTCTCAGCAACCTGAACTGAGACAACCTCTAGCCATGGAAATTTGGGAATCCATATTGACAACATTGGAACCAGGATCCAAGATTTCAGTGCTTACCAATGGACCATTGACTAATTTAGCAAAGCTTATTACATCAAACAAAAACGCAAGCTCCCTTATTCAG GAAGTTTATATAGTTGGGGGACACATCAAGGATGATGATACGGACAAAGGGAATGTTTTCACCGTTccttcaaatatatatgcagaattcaatatttttcttgaccCCTTGGGTGCAAGGACTGTGTTTGAGTCGACAGTTAATGTCACACTAGTTCCCCTTGGCATCCAGCGACGTGTGAGctcatttgaaaacatattagaAACTCTccacaagaaaaagaagacacCTGAGCTTCTCTTTGCCAATCGTTTGCTGTCAAGACTCTTTCGTTTGAAGCAATCAGACATCTGTTATGAGCATGTG GATACTTTCCTGGGTGAAATTCTTGGCGCTGTAGTTTTGGCTGAAGAAGATCTTGTCAAACCAGTTTTTCAATTCAAGCATGTAAAGATCTTGGCAGATGGTGTTGAATCTCAAGATGGCCAAACAGTCATATATGAGAAGGGTGGGAAATTGATCCAAGTACTACAGAATTTGAACCAAACAGCCTACTTTGATCTATTTGCAAACCGGCTAAGCGACACAAAACAATCTGCAGTGATCAAAAGCTTTAACGACCAAAAAAGAATTTggtataaattgaaaaacctCACCTGTAATTATTGTCATGGTTCGTGTGTTAATTGA
- the LOC101216049 gene encoding uncharacterized protein C1683.06c isoform X5 gives MKAEEMLLHKNFWVILVFIGVAFGANLMVVKGLPRRILLDTDVDTDDLSALLYLLKLNRSEFELEAVTISTNAWTSAGHAVNQIYDILYMMDRDDVAVGVGGEGGILEDGTIQPNVGGYLSIIEQGLTTTGGCRYRQAIPVGVGGRLDADTNYGLRKAFLPQGSRRYNPLQQSTAQQVMIDKISEGPINIFLIGSHTNFAIFLMSNPHLKKNVEHIYIMGGGIRSENPTGCCTQNASQSCTPRQCGDPGNLFTDYTSNPYAEFNIFGDPFAAYQVIHSGIPVTIIPLDATDTIPVTKNFFEVFEQNHDTVEAQYIFQSLKIARDYRLGELFYTVGCTVAMLKQDFEIPFAL, from the exons ATGAAAGCAGAGGAAATGTTACTGCACAAGAATTTCTGGGTTATTTTAGTGTTTATTGGAGTGGCTTTTGGAGCCAATTTGATGGTTGTTAAGGGATTGCCACGACGAATTCTCTTGGATACTGATGTTGATACTGATGATTTATCTGCTCTTTTGTACCTCTTGAAGCTTAATCGTTCAGAATTTGAGTTGGAG GCAGTCACTATTAGTACAAATGCTTGGACAAGTGCTGGACATGCAGTGAACCAAATTTATGACATTCTTTACATGATGGACCGCGATGATGTTGCTGTTGGAGTTGGAGGAGAAGGTGGGATACTCGAGGATGGAACAATTCAACCCAACGTTGGTGGATATCTCTCCATAATTGAGCAG GGATTGACGACTACAGGTGGATGTAGATATAGACAAGCCATTCCAGTTGGTGTTGGAGGGCGACTAGATGCTGATACCAACTATGGGCTTCGCAAAGCATTCCTCCCGCAG GGAAGCAGGAGGTATAATCCTTTGCAACAATCAACTGCTCAGCAGGTGATGATAGATAAAATATCTGAAGGCCCCATTAATATATTCTTAATAGGATCACACACAAATTTTGCCATTTTCCTCATGAGTAATCCACACCTGAAGAAGAATGTTGAGCATATTTATATAATGGGTGGTGGTATAAGATCAGAGAACCCAACTGGCTGCTGTACACAAAATGCCAGCCAATCTTGCACTCCTCGACAATGTGGTGATCCTGGTAACTTATTCACAGATTACACTAGCAATCCTTATGCAGAGTTCAATATATTCGGAGATCCTTTTGCAGCATATCAG GTGATTCATTCTGGAATTCCAGTCACCATTATCCCACTGGATGCAACAGACACCATTCCAGTGACTAAGAATTTCTTTGAAGTATTTGAGCAGAATCACGATACAGTTGAGGCACAATATATATTCCAATCCTTGAAAATAGCTCGTGATTATCGGCTTGGCGAGCTATTTTATACG GTGGGGTGCACAGTGGCCATGCTCAAACAGGACTTCGAGATCCCTTTTGCATTGTGA